The genomic interval AGAGGCAGCAAAGGCGCATTTATTGGTCATTATTAAACGCCTTGGAGAATGGCGATCAAATGGAATACGCGCATTACTTTTACAAGCAAAGGATTATATGGATAAAAATTTTTATAAAGCTATTTCCCTTGAAGAAGTCGCTGAGCAAATTGGAATAAGTTCCTATTATTTAAGTAAGTTATTTAAGGAAAGATTTCAGGTTACATTTATTGATTATTTAACGAAAACGAGATTAGAAAAGGCGAAAGAGCTTTTATTTAATCCTAATGTACCCTTAAAGGAAATTGCATTAAATATTGGTTACAAGGATCCAAACTATTTTAGTAGAGTGTTTAAAAAAGAAACGGGGATGAGCCCTAGTGAATATCGAACAAAATATCAGCAGTAAAAACAGCGATTTTTGGTCGTTGTTTTTTTAATTGGCGGTTTTTCTAAAAGATTATTGGTTTCAAAATAGGGAAAATAAATGAATTTTAAAGAAAAGTAAGGTTTTTACAAAAAAGTCTAGGTAATAACAAAAAAGTGAAGATGAAAGTGCTATCAAGAATGCGCTTTCGTGATAATTTAATAGTATGAAATGAATGAATTAAAAGCATGATTAAATAGAAATGAAAACGGAACCATCCTCGTATATTGGTGTAGGTAAGGAGGGATAATAGACTCGATATTTACTAGATAGATAAAAAAAGTGTTTATTGTTAGCAGAAATGAAAAGGCTATCAGTAAACGGAAGAGGGGAGGAATGAAGGAGATTATGTCTCTTTCGAACTTATGGTAAATAAAAATAGTTATTTTTATATCGTACTAATCACGTTAGTTGCAACACTTGGAGGCTTGTTGTTTGGTTATGATACAGCAGTAATTTCTGGGGCAGAAGGGTCACTACAAGCTTATTTTTCAGAGGGATTAGGTCTTAGTTCCCTTGTACATGGAATTACCGTTTCAAGTGCTTTAATTGGTTGTATTATTGGTGGATTTATATCTGGTTACTTCGCTACGAACTTTGGGCGGAAATATTCCCTTATTATTGCAGCGGTACTATTTTTAATCTCAGCTCTTGGATCTGCGTTTCCTGAGTTTTTGTTTTTCACACAAGGAGAACCAAGCTATGCTCTTTTAATTACTTTTAATATCTATCGAATTATTGGTGGAATTGGTGTCGGTTTAGCTTCAGCCATCTCTCCAATGTATATCGGGGAAATGGCACCTCCTAAAATTAGAGGTACTTTGGTTTCATTAAACCAATTTGCAATTATCTTTGGAATGCTTGTTGTTTATTTTGTAAACTGGGGCATTGCAAAAGGACAAACGATGGAATGGCTAAATGACATCGGCTGGCGCTATATGTTTCTATCAGAAGCAATACCAGCAATATTATTCTTAGTTTTATTATTCACGGTTCCGGAAACACCACGTTATCTCGTGTCGAAGAATCAGGATGAAAAGGCAATGACCGTTCTGTCTAGAATATATGAAAAAACAATGGCAAAAGCGACGATGTTTGAAATTAAGGCTTCCTTTAACGAAAACAACAAATCAAAAGCAAAGTTGTTTACTTTCGGAAAGAAAATTGTAGTGATTGGAATCTTATTATCAGTCTTCCAGCAATTCGTTGGAATCAATGTAGCTTTATACTATGCACCACGTATTTTTGAAAGCATGGGTGCAGCAAGAGATGCTTCCATGTTCCAAACGATTATTATGGGCTTAGTAAATGTTGTGTTCACTCTTCTCGCTATCTTTACGGTTGATAAATTTGGACGCAAGCCACTATTGATTATTGGGTCTGTTGGGATGACAGTTGGTATGTTTGGGGTAGCGGCTATGGCCTTCTCCAACAAAATTGGAGTTGCAACATTAGTCTTCATCATTATTTATACGGCATCCTTTATGATGTCATGGGGACCAGTAGTATGGGTGCTAATCTCAGAAATCTTCCCGAATAGAGTGAGAGCACAAGCTGTGGCAATAGCGGTAGCAGCACAATGGGCAGCAAACTACTTTATTTCTTCCACATACCCAGCAATGATGGAGGTAAGTGGCGGAATGACATATTCCTTCTATGGAATTATGAGTTTACTATCAGCACTGTTCATTTGGAAATTTGTTCCTGAAACAAAAGGTAGATCATTGGAAGAACTGGAGAAAATTCTAGTTGACTCACAGAAGAAGGATGAAGATGTAGCTTAAGTATTGATTGATGGGAAAAGCAGGGGGTATAGTCCTCTGCTTTTCTTTTTAATTTTTGGAGAAGTTGTTGGGGTTGGCTGAAAAGAGAGTAGGTTTGGCTGATAAAATCAAATTTTGGCTGAAAAGAGAGTAGGTTTGGCTGAAAAAATCAAATTTTGGCTGAAAAGGGAGTGAGTTTGGCTGATAAAATTAACTTTGGCTGAAAAGAGAGTAGGTTTGGCTGAAAAAATCAAATTTTGGCTGAAAAGAGAGTGAGTTTGGCTGCTAAGATTAAATTTTGGCTGAAAAGAGAGTGAGTTTGGCTGATAAAATTAACTTTGGCTGAAAAGAGAGCAGGTTTGGCTGAAAAAATCAAATTTTGGCTGAAAAGGGAGTGAGTTTGGCTGATAAGATTAAATTTTGGCTGAAAAGAGAGTAGGTTTGGCTGATAAAATCAAATTTCAGCTTAAAATCAAGTAGGTTTAACGGAAGAAATTAATATATACATACTGGTTTTTACAAAAATTTTGAAAAATAAATGAAAAATTCCTCTTCTAGGCGATTGTATCCATCATTGTATGTATGCTAAGATTAAATGGAATTTGAAATGAAACGGAGGTTTTCCTTTTGACAGCATCAATGAGATTAAGATTCCCAATTTTCAACGTTAATTAAATACGTGTAGATGTTCTTCTTATAAGAAGAATGGGATTGGTCTGTCTATTTATTGGAAACCTGAATATATGGTTAATAAAAAGAGAGAAGCATATCATATCTTCGCTCTTTTTTTCTGCGCTTAAAAGATATAGATAGACTTATTCAAACTAATCAAAAAATGAATGTGAGGTTTATGAATGAGTACAGTTAATCATAAAGAAAATTGGTATCGGAATATCGTGTTATTTCTTAGTAGCCAAACGATATCCCTGTTTGGATCGTCGCTTGTGCAATACGCGATTATGTGGCATATAACGTTAACGACAGAATCTGGCTTAATGATGACGTTATATATTTTATGTGGATTTCTTCCGACCTTTATTTTATCGCCAGTCGCTGGAGTTTG from Niallia sp. FSL W8-0635 carries:
- the xylE gene encoding D-xylose transporter XylE, whose protein sequence is MVNKNSYFYIVLITLVATLGGLLFGYDTAVISGAEGSLQAYFSEGLGLSSLVHGITVSSALIGCIIGGFISGYFATNFGRKYSLIIAAVLFLISALGSAFPEFLFFTQGEPSYALLITFNIYRIIGGIGVGLASAISPMYIGEMAPPKIRGTLVSLNQFAIIFGMLVVYFVNWGIAKGQTMEWLNDIGWRYMFLSEAIPAILFLVLLFTVPETPRYLVSKNQDEKAMTVLSRIYEKTMAKATMFEIKASFNENNKSKAKLFTFGKKIVVIGILLSVFQQFVGINVALYYAPRIFESMGAARDASMFQTIIMGLVNVVFTLLAIFTVDKFGRKPLLIIGSVGMTVGMFGVAAMAFSNKIGVATLVFIIIYTASFMMSWGPVVWVLISEIFPNRVRAQAVAIAVAAQWAANYFISSTYPAMMEVSGGMTYSFYGIMSLLSALFIWKFVPETKGRSLEELEKILVDSQKKDEDVA